Proteins encoded within one genomic window of Bacteroidota bacterium:
- a CDS encoding DUF3575 domain-containing protein codes for MKKYLFFFFLFPALNGWAQHDSIRTDVKLNVLAPMLGLADISLEHRLCKNFSLTGEFGYQVYGFPKGDTQWVKPSGYRAIVELRRYNLFGGGEKYYSLTGWYCGVDLFYKYNRYNETLTYLNENDTLTHHDSFSMEKNVFGGNLILGYQSVFAKHFCFDIHGGPGMMYRSIIDHNIEFGMVHGDYFSGGKDLAPFFAEQDYRASSGTTFSLRFSLGIGYIIN; via the coding sequence ATGAAAAAGTATTTATTTTTCTTTTTTCTTTTTCCTGCACTGAACGGTTGGGCCCAGCACGACAGTATCCGTACGGATGTAAAACTGAATGTACTTGCCCCGATGCTTGGCCTCGCTGATATTTCACTGGAACACCGGCTTTGTAAAAATTTTTCGCTCACCGGCGAATTCGGTTACCAGGTTTATGGTTTTCCGAAAGGAGATACGCAATGGGTGAAGCCGAGCGGTTATCGCGCTATAGTAGAATTGCGCCGTTACAATTTATTCGGCGGTGGCGAAAAATATTATTCATTGACAGGATGGTATTGCGGCGTCGATCTGTTTTACAAATACAATCGTTATAATGAAACGCTGACTTACCTGAATGAGAATGACACGCTCACACATCACGACAGTTTCTCAATGGAAAAAAATGTTTTCGGTGGAAATCTTATCCTCGGTTACCAGTCTGTATTTGCAAAACATTTCTGTTTTGATATTCACGGCGGCCCGGGAATGATGTATCGATCGATCATAGATCACAACATTGAATTCGGAATGGTGCATGGAGATTATTTCTCGGGCGGAAAAGATCTCGCTCCTTTTTTTGCTGAACAGGATTATCGTGCCAGTTCAGGAACAACTTTCTCTTTGCGTTTTTCATTGGGGATCGGTTACATCATTAACTGA
- a CDS encoding PHP domain-containing protein, giving the protein MNTEELAASLKLTSQLMEMHGENPFKVKALSNAAYRLDKTGVDLERKSLEELEAVEGVGKGIAAKIFELNTTGTTKELQHYLEKTPHGVIEMLSVKGIGPKKVAQLWKELGVESPGELLYACKENRLVDLKGFGEKTQDSVMKAIEYMMANKGKFHFYKVEKFAEDTVEFLKEKLETENISVTGAVRRKELVIDKIEIVAAVEEDAIDLSELENPMNIPVEIHSCDPADFYSALFHTTASESHLKQLEELKRNSLDESSEEKIYKSYGLDYIEPELREGNGEILLAKNHKLPALIEVSDLKGNLHNHSKYSDGMNTLKEMAEACRKYGFEYFGICDHSKSAFYANGLQPDRIERQHEEIEILNEKMAPFKIFKGIESDILNDGSLDYEENILKTFDFIVASVHSNLKMEKEKATQRLLKAIENPFTRILGHPTGRLLLSREGYPIDHKKIIDACAANNVAIELNAHPYRLDIDWKWIPYCMEKNVLISINPDAHETEGLLDVKWGTIAARKGMLTKEFCLNAMNLSQFEKWLSSK; this is encoded by the coding sequence ATGAATACAGAAGAACTTGCAGCTTCGCTCAAACTCACATCACAACTGATGGAAATGCACGGTGAGAATCCATTCAAAGTGAAGGCGCTTTCCAATGCCGCCTATCGTCTTGATAAAACGGGCGTCGATCTCGAAAGAAAATCGCTGGAAGAACTCGAAGCCGTGGAAGGAGTTGGAAAAGGAATTGCGGCAAAGATTTTTGAGCTCAACACCACAGGAACAACAAAAGAACTTCAACATTACCTTGAAAAAACTCCGCATGGTGTGATTGAAATGCTTTCGGTGAAAGGGATCGGCCCTAAAAAAGTGGCGCAGCTATGGAAAGAACTCGGCGTGGAATCTCCTGGCGAATTATTATATGCATGCAAAGAGAATCGCCTTGTTGACCTGAAAGGTTTCGGTGAGAAAACACAGGATTCCGTAATGAAAGCCATCGAATACATGATGGCTAATAAAGGAAAATTTCATTTTTACAAAGTGGAAAAATTCGCGGAGGACACGGTAGAATTCCTGAAAGAAAAATTAGAAACTGAAAATATTTCTGTCACAGGAGCAGTGCGCAGAAAAGAACTCGTCATTGATAAAATTGAAATTGTCGCCGCAGTTGAGGAAGATGCTATCGATCTTTCCGAACTTGAAAACCCGATGAACATTCCCGTAGAAATTCATTCCTGCGATCCGGCCGATTTTTACAGCGCACTTTTTCATACTACAGCTTCTGAATCACATTTGAAACAACTGGAAGAACTGAAAAGAAATTCGCTCGATGAATCTTCTGAAGAAAAAATTTACAAGTCGTACGGACTCGATTACATTGAACCGGAATTGCGCGAAGGGAACGGCGAAATTCTTCTTGCTAAAAATCACAAACTGCCGGCGCTCATTGAAGTTTCTGACCTGAAAGGAAATCTTCACAACCACAGTAAATACAGCGACGGTATGAATACGCTGAAAGAAATGGCGGAAGCATGCCGGAAATATGGTTTTGAATATTTCGGGATATGCGATCATTCCAAATCTGCTTTTTATGCGAATGGCTTGCAACCCGACCGGATTGAACGCCAGCATGAAGAAATTGAAATTCTCAATGAGAAAATGGCCCCGTTTAAAATTTTCAAGGGGATTGAATCCGACATTCTCAATGATGGCTCGCTCGATTACGAAGAAAATATTCTGAAAACTTTTGATTTCATTGTAGCTTCTGTGCATTCGAATCTTAAAATGGAAAAAGAAAAAGCGACGCAACGTTTACTCAAAGCAATTGAAAATCCTTTCACAAGAATTCTCGGCCATCCTACAGGAAGATTATTACTCTCCCGCGAAGGGTATCCAATCGATCACAAAAAAATAATCGACGCATGCGCTGCGAATAATGTAGCCATCGAACTGAACGCACATCCCTATCGCCTCGATATTGACTGGAAGTGGATCCCGTATTGCATGGAAAAAAATGTGCTCATCTCCATCAATCCCGACGCGCATGAAACAGAAGGATTACTTGATGTAAAATGGGGAACGATCGCCGCAAGAAAAGGAATGCTCACGAAAGAATTCTGTTTGAACGCCATGAATTTATCTCAGTTTGAAAAGTGGCTCTCTTCGAAATAG
- a CDS encoding GH3 auxin-responsive promoter family protein, translating to MPLINSIASWLMVKRIHQIELFMKYPHEVQQEWFLKLIESGRETEFGTKHGFDSIVTPEDFKNKISVQNYDSLKPYIERLQRGEEFLLWPTEVKWFAKSAGTTNDKSKFIPVTEESLYECHYRGGKDMITIYCNNYPDHNLFTGKNLALGGSHQTNVLENYETYNGDVSAIIIQNLPMWADFFRAPSTEIALLGKWEDKLERIVDSTKDENVVSLAGVPSWMIVLLKKILEVTTKKNISEVWPNLELYFHGGVNFLPYRESFRNLIGKNIHYLELYNASEGFFGIQDQRDSEELLLMLDYGIFYEFIAEAEWEKEFPETISLADVITGKNYAMVISTTGGLWRYNTGDTILFTSLLPYRFKITGRTKNHINVFGEEVMIGNAEKALHIACEKTNSSVREFTVAPVFLDEKEKKGRHEWIIEFEKAPPDLNYFSELLDNALKSVNSDYEAKRYNNFILQLPLVNALAQGTFYKWMKAHDKLGGQYKVPRLSNNRKIAEEILALK from the coding sequence ATGCCTCTCATTAATTCCATCGCATCCTGGTTGATGGTGAAACGAATTCACCAGATCGAACTCTTCATGAAATATCCACATGAAGTGCAGCAGGAATGGTTTTTAAAATTAATCGAATCGGGACGAGAAACTGAATTCGGAACGAAACACGGATTCGATTCCATTGTAACGCCGGAAGATTTTAAAAATAAAATTTCGGTGCAGAATTACGATTCGCTCAAACCCTACATCGAACGATTGCAGCGTGGTGAAGAATTTTTACTCTGGCCTACGGAAGTAAAATGGTTTGCAAAATCCGCAGGAACTACCAATGATAAAAGCAAATTCATTCCTGTCACCGAAGAATCGCTGTACGAATGTCATTACCGCGGCGGAAAAGATATGATCACCATTTATTGCAACAATTATCCCGATCATAATCTTTTCACAGGAAAAAATCTTGCGCTTGGCGGAAGTCACCAGACGAATGTGCTGGAAAATTATGAAACCTACAACGGCGATGTTTCTGCCATCATCATTCAGAATCTTCCCATGTGGGCCGATTTTTTCCGCGCACCGAGTACGGAGATCGCATTGCTCGGTAAATGGGAAGACAAACTCGAACGCATTGTTGATTCCACGAAAGATGAAAATGTCGTGAGCCTTGCCGGCGTTCCTTCATGGATGATCGTGCTGCTGAAAAAAATTCTCGAGGTTACCACGAAAAAAAATATTTCCGAAGTGTGGCCGAATCTCGAATTGTATTTTCATGGCGGCGTCAATTTTCTTCCGTACCGCGAATCATTCCGCAATCTCATTGGTAAAAATATCCACTATCTCGAATTGTACAATGCATCCGAAGGGTTTTTCGGAATACAGGATCAGCGCGATTCGGAAGAATTACTACTCATGCTCGACTACGGAATTTTTTATGAATTCATAGCTGAAGCAGAGTGGGAAAAAGAATTTCCGGAAACAATTTCGCTCGCAGATGTGATCACCGGAAAAAATTATGCAATGGTCATTTCCACTACTGGCGGACTTTGGCGTTACAATACCGGCGACACGATCCTGTTCACTTCTCTTCTGCCCTATCGTTTTAAAATTACCGGGCGTACAAAAAATCACATCAATGTTTTTGGCGAAGAAGTGATGATCGGCAATGCGGAAAAAGCGCTGCACATTGCCTGCGAAAAGACAAATTCTTCTGTGCGCGAATTCACAGTCGCTCCTGTTTTCCTCGATGAAAAAGAAAAAAAAGGGCGGCACGAGTGGATCATTGAATTTGAAAAAGCGCCTCCCGATCTGAATTATTTTTCTGAACTGCTCGACAATGCACTGAAATCGGTCAACTCCGATTACGAAGCAAAGCGCTACAATAATTTTATTCTTCAGTTGCCGCTCGTGAACGCATTGGCGCAGGGAACATTTTACAAATGGATGAAAGCACATGATAAACTCGGCGGACAATACAAAGTACCACGCTTGTCGAATAACAGGAAAATTGCAGAAGAAATTCTTGCGCTGAAATGA